A window from Ignavibacteriota bacterium encodes these proteins:
- a CDS encoding TrkA family potassium uptake protein, whose protein sequence is MKNFAVLGLGNFGFNIARNLSEKGKNVLAIDSDPNQIEKIKNIVSDSIIGDIKNKIVLTEFIDATIDTAIISTGENEFDSILAVNHLKEIGVKNIIVKANNEMHAQILKLMGATEIIFPERDIAEWIATRLAEPNLIERIPLSEDYSIVEYACPDKFAGNTLKKIQLRTKFNILLIAVKDVLTNEFYLMPDADFKLKPDTILFLMGRKSDINKMQLKI, encoded by the coding sequence ATGAAAAACTTTGCTGTATTAGGTTTAGGAAATTTTGGTTTTAATATTGCTCGCAATTTATCTGAAAAAGGAAAGAATGTTTTAGCAATAGATTCAGATCCAAATCAAATTGAAAAAATTAAAAATATTGTTAGTGATTCAATTATTGGAGATATAAAAAATAAAATTGTTTTAACTGAATTTATTGACGCAACAATTGATACTGCAATTATCAGTACAGGAGAAAATGAATTTGACAGCATTTTAGCAGTAAATCATCTTAAAGAAATTGGCGTTAAAAATATTATTGTAAAAGCAAATAATGAAATGCATGCCCAAATACTAAAACTAATGGGTGCAACAGAAATCATTTTTCCCGAGAGAGATATTGCAGAATGGATTGCAACAAGATTGGCTGAACCGAATTTAATAGAAAGAATTCCTTTATCTGAAGATTATTCAATTGTTGAATATGCTTGTCCGGATAAATTTGCTGGTAATACTTTAAAAAAAATTCAATTAAGAACTAAGTTTAACATTTTACTTATTGCAGTTAAGGATGTATTAACAAATGAATTTTATTTAATGCCGGATGCAGATTTTAAATTGAAACCGGATACAATACTTTTTTTGATGGGTAGAAAAAGCGATATAAACAAAATGCAATTAAAAATTTAA
- a CDS encoding Trk family potassium uptake protein, giving the protein MLKKFNIKFTPVQTLSLGYIVIILVGAFLLMLPISSSQQTSQNFIDSLFTATSAISTTGLIVVDTGTYYSLFGQIIILVLIQIGGIGYMAIYVIIVMITSNKFSISSKKFLRESISRLPNINLIGFGKLIVTYASVIEIIGTIFYFIVFIEKYSFIDALYISIFHSVSAFCTAGFSLFADSFVSYKSNWIININTNFLVISGAIGFFVIFDVLEKFKKSSTNNKFTLQSKLVISSSFYLYAIGSILVFFIEGNKFSSNLLDDIFFSSFQAISASSTVGFNSIDIGQLTSSSLFIFVILMFIGGSPGSTAGGIKTISFALLSIFSFALIKDKRNVSVFKRSINFENFYKSVGQVFIGFTSVIIFTILLTISENTDFIKLLFEATSAFGTVGLSTGITFNLTPIGKIYITILMLIGRIGPFALGLIFLSKSNGNHYKYPEEELFIS; this is encoded by the coding sequence GTGTTAAAGAAATTCAATATAAAATTTACTCCAGTACAAACGCTTAGTCTTGGCTACATTGTTATAATTTTAGTTGGTGCATTTTTACTAATGCTTCCAATTTCATCAAGTCAACAAACATCACAAAATTTTATTGATTCATTATTTACTGCCACTTCAGCTATTTCAACAACAGGTTTAATTGTTGTTGATACAGGTACTTATTATTCTCTATTTGGACAGATAATAATTTTAGTTTTAATTCAAATCGGTGGTATAGGCTACATGGCAATTTATGTAATAATTGTAATGATAACCAGCAATAAGTTTTCAATTAGTAGTAAAAAATTTTTACGAGAATCTATTTCTAGATTGCCGAATATAAACTTAATAGGTTTTGGAAAATTAATTGTTACTTATGCATCTGTGATTGAGATTATTGGAACAATATTTTATTTCATTGTTTTTATTGAAAAATATTCTTTTATAGATGCTCTATACATTTCAATCTTTCACTCAGTATCAGCATTCTGCACTGCTGGATTTTCACTGTTTGCAGACAGTTTCGTTTCATATAAATCAAATTGGATAATAAACATAAACACTAATTTTCTAGTTATTTCTGGCGCGATAGGATTTTTTGTAATATTTGATGTCTTAGAGAAATTTAAAAAATCATCAACCAATAATAAATTTACACTTCAATCAAAATTAGTTATTTCCTCTTCTTTTTATTTGTATGCAATAGGAAGCATTTTAGTTTTTTTTATTGAAGGGAATAAGTTTTCTTCAAATTTATTGGACGATATTTTTTTCAGTTCATTCCAAGCAATTTCGGCATCTAGTACAGTTGGTTTTAATTCAATTGATATTGGACAGTTAACATCTTCAAGTCTTTTCATTTTTGTAATTTTAATGTTTATAGGCGGGTCACCCGGAAGTACTGCTGGAGGTATTAAAACAATTTCGTTTGCATTGCTTTCAATATTTTCATTTGCATTAATAAAAGATAAAAGAAATGTTTCCGTTTTTAAAAGAAGTATTAACTTTGAAAATTTTTACAAGTCAGTTGGTCAAGTATTTATTGGATTTACGTCTGTAATAATTTTTACAATTCTATTAACAATCTCTGAAAACACAGACTTCATAAAATTACTATTTGAAGCAACTTCAGCATTTGGAACAGTTGGGTTATCAACTGGAATTACTTTTAATCTTACACCAATTGGAAAAATTTATATTACAATTTTAATGTTAATTGGTAGAATTGGACCTTTTGCACTTGGTTTAATTTTTCTGAGTAAGTCAAATGGAAATCATTATAAATATCCCGAAGAAGAACTTTTTATTTCATAA
- a CDS encoding HAMP domain-containing protein — protein MLSLKTKIFVSFSIIIITIIALSLFGIYSLNKLSQDSRAIIKDNYHSIDYSFLMFEELSKIEDIYNLKKIRKLDHNFINQDSLLKHISNFSILLHRQKNNITEKGEQELVKQLEMFFFDCKKVISENQNDENLLVENLETKIISMRKIISDIYNLNMNSIVRKNDIAENTSKEVISLMSIISFSSLIIILFFLIKFPNYIIKPIVELTSKIKAISAKSFDQKINFKSTDEIGSLTNAFNLMAERLKEFEEQHIDQKLFEKKRIESLVYGLNDGIILLDENNNIILINSKAQKLLFTENIPVINKNIFDLKKHSAKLDIYCNEIFSENKNNKQIEIFDDETKQFFNLDKIEVKLEKALNNKNEIKGTVLIFNNVTLFKEKDLAKTNLIATISHELKTPISSVNLSLKLLNDIRLGTLNEEQKKLVESISLQNRKLLRVVNELLDFTQVETGRINLIIEKTDPIQLIDLAISALMILFSEKEIELDFELLENPPQIKADKEKSVWILVNLLTNAIRYSSLHGKIKITLEKLENYLMFSVIDNGSGISQDDIENIFKKFVRSDKKKGTGLGLSIAKEMVETQGGKIWVESSINKGSKFHFTLPIA, from the coding sequence ATGTTATCACTTAAAACAAAAATATTCGTCAGTTTTTCAATAATTATTATAACAATTATTGCTCTTAGTTTATTCGGCATTTATTCGTTAAATAAACTATCTCAAGACTCACGAGCAATAATAAAAGATAATTATCATTCAATTGATTATTCATTTTTAATGTTTGAAGAATTAAGTAAAATTGAAGACATATATAATTTAAAAAAAATACGAAAACTTGATCATAATTTTATTAATCAAGATTCATTATTAAAACACATTTCTAATTTCAGCATTTTATTACACCGACAAAAAAACAATATTACAGAAAAGGGTGAACAGGAACTTGTTAAACAATTAGAAATGTTTTTTTTTGATTGTAAAAAAGTAATTTCAGAAAATCAGAATGATGAAAATTTATTGGTAGAAAATCTTGAAACAAAAATTATTTCGATGAGAAAAATAATTAGTGATATTTATAATCTAAATATGAACAGCATAGTACGGAAAAATGACATTGCTGAAAATACATCGAAAGAAGTAATATCGCTGATGTCAATTATTTCATTCAGCAGTTTAATAATAATATTATTTTTTTTAATAAAGTTTCCAAATTATATAATAAAACCTATCGTAGAACTTACATCTAAAATAAAAGCAATTTCTGCAAAAAGTTTTGATCAAAAAATTAATTTCAAATCAACAGATGAAATAGGTTCACTAACAAATGCGTTTAACTTAATGGCGGAAAGACTAAAGGAATTTGAAGAACAGCATATTGATCAGAAATTATTCGAAAAGAAAAGAATTGAAAGTTTGGTTTATGGTTTGAATGACGGGATTATACTTCTTGATGAAAACAATAATATTATTTTAATAAATTCCAAAGCTCAAAAATTATTATTTACAGAGAATATACCAGTCATAAATAAAAATATTTTTGATTTAAAAAAACATTCAGCAAAATTGGATATTTATTGTAATGAAATATTCTCTGAAAATAAAAACAATAAACAAATTGAAATATTTGATGACGAAACTAAACAGTTCTTTAATCTTGATAAAATAGAGGTTAAACTTGAAAAAGCATTAAACAATAAAAATGAAATAAAGGGAACAGTTTTAATTTTTAATAATGTTACTTTATTTAAAGAAAAAGATTTAGCGAAAACTAATTTAATTGCAACAATTTCTCATGAATTGAAAACCCCAATCTCATCAGTTAATTTGAGTTTGAAATTATTGAATGATATTAGATTAGGTACATTAAATGAAGAACAGAAAAAATTAGTTGAATCAATTTCTCTACAGAATAGAAAACTGTTAAGAGTGGTAAATGAATTGCTGGATTTTACACAAGTAGAAACCGGAAGAATAAATTTAATAATTGAGAAAACAGATCCGATACAGTTAATTGATTTGGCAATTTCTGCATTAATGATATTATTTTCAGAAAAGGAAATTGAACTTGATTTTGAATTATTAGAAAACCCACCTCAAATAAAAGCGGATAAAGAAAAATCTGTTTGGATATTAGTAAACTTATTAACAAATGCAATTAGATATTCTTCTTTACACGGAAAGATTAAAATTACATTAGAAAAACTTGAAAACTATTTAATGTTTTCTGTTATTGATAATGGATCTGGAATATCGCAAGACGATATTGAAAATATATTTAAGAAATTTGTAAGATCAGATAAAAAGAAAGGAACCGGATTAGGATTATCTATTGCAAAAGAAATGGTTGAAACTCAAGGTGGTAAAATTTGGGTGGAAAGTTCAATTAATAAAGGATCCAAATTTCATTTCACACTACCAATCGCTTAA
- a CDS encoding sigma-54-dependent Fis family transcriptional regulator yields MNKGNILVIDDQLEIRNLLSKLLTLENYNSFCAENIDDGLKIITEEDIHVIVLDVRLNEINSIEFIPIIKKKNPFVEIIILTAYGKINDGVKSIKLGAFDYITKGDDDEKIIPTIEKAMDKFRLSSKLNKLESKIRNKFKYENIIGCSTSIKENISLAKKFTDSDTTILITGETGTGKEVFAQAIHYESYRADKQFVAINCSSIPKDILESELFGYKKGAFTGAISNKKGLFEEADGGTLFLDEISEMSINLQAKLLRVLETNTFIKPGDLKETQVDVRIISATNKNLDEEIKKEMFRKDLFYRISTFILNLPPLRERKEDITILAEYFISQFSKKFNKPIFNIDPDFHIKLIMYPFPGNVRELRNVCERVVILSENGNIQSRYLPQEFFFQHDDFTMSNNTLSINDLEKKHIQEVLALTQNNKNKAADLLGIGLTTLYRKIEQYEIKQD; encoded by the coding sequence ATGAATAAAGGAAATATATTAGTAATTGACGATCAGCTGGAAATTAGAAATCTGTTATCAAAATTATTGACTTTGGAAAATTATAATTCATTTTGTGCGGAAAATATTGATGACGGATTGAAAATTATAACTGAAGAAGATATTCATGTAATTGTTCTGGACGTAAGACTAAATGAAATTAATAGTATTGAATTTATCCCAATCATAAAGAAGAAAAACCCATTTGTCGAAATAATAATATTGACAGCTTATGGTAAAATTAATGACGGTGTTAAATCGATAAAACTTGGGGCGTTTGACTATATTACAAAAGGAGATGATGATGAAAAAATTATTCCGACGATTGAAAAAGCAATGGATAAATTTCGTTTATCATCAAAATTAAATAAACTTGAAAGTAAAATTAGAAACAAATTTAAGTATGAAAATATTATTGGATGTTCAACCTCAATTAAAGAAAACATTTCACTAGCAAAAAAATTTACGGATTCTGATACAACTATTTTAATAACCGGTGAAACCGGAACCGGAAAAGAAGTTTTTGCGCAGGCAATTCATTATGAAAGTTATAGAGCTGATAAACAATTTGTTGCAATAAATTGCAGCAGTATTCCGAAAGATATTTTGGAATCGGAGTTATTTGGCTATAAGAAAGGTGCTTTTACAGGTGCCATTTCAAATAAAAAAGGACTTTTTGAAGAAGCTGATGGAGGAACCTTATTTTTAGATGAAATAAGTGAAATGTCGATTAATCTGCAAGCGAAATTACTCAGGGTTCTCGAAACAAATACTTTTATAAAACCAGGTGATTTAAAAGAAACGCAAGTTGACGTAAGAATTATTTCAGCAACGAATAAAAATCTTGATGAAGAAATTAAAAAGGAGATGTTCAGGAAAGATTTGTTTTACAGAATTAGTACATTTATATTGAACTTGCCACCATTACGTGAAAGAAAAGAAGACATTACGATTCTTGCTGAATATTTTATTTCTCAGTTCTCAAAGAAATTTAATAAACCAATATTTAATATTGATCCGGATTTTCATATTAAACTTATAATGTATCCATTTCCAGGGAATGTAAGAGAATTAAGAAATGTTTGTGAAAGAGTAGTTATACTTTCAGAAAATGGAAACATTCAATCAAGATATTTACCTCAAGAATTCTTTTTCCAACATGATGATTTTACCATGTCGAATAATACATTGTCAATAAATGATCTAGAAAAAAAACATATTCAGGAAGTACTTGCATTAACACAGAATAACAAAAATAAAGCAGCTGATCTATTGGGAATAGGATTAACAACGTTGTACAGAAAAATTGAGCAATATGAAATAAAACAAGATTAA
- a CDS encoding SOS response-associated peptidase: protein MCGRFENKVREDWMMEKFAEFNINVFFRTIDKLRKKENIAPTNTIVTILKNDSDHLAETNKWGIKFSEESPLIFNSRIETISSKQFWKMLFDRNRCIIPMSAFYEWKKEKNKKIPYRIFLKNDEMFFVPGLFNKDKEGKKTISLITTEPNEFMKKIHNRMPVILNMKDAVEFLSGDLSSNFEKCVPYKDEKNMEMEVAAI from the coding sequence ATGTGCGGGAGATTTGAGAATAAAGTCCGTGAAGATTGGATGATGGAAAAATTTGCAGAGTTCAATATTAATGTATTTTTTAGAACAATTGATAAATTGCGAAAAAAAGAAAATATTGCTCCAACTAATACCATTGTTACAATATTGAAGAATGATTCTGATCATTTAGCTGAAACAAATAAATGGGGAATAAAATTTTCAGAAGAATCACCACTAATTTTCAATTCAAGAATTGAAACTATTTCATCAAAACAATTTTGGAAAATGTTGTTTGATAGAAATAGATGTATAATTCCAATGTCAGCTTTTTATGAATGGAAAAAAGAAAAAAATAAGAAAATTCCATACAGAATATTTTTAAAAAATGACGAAATGTTTTTCGTTCCAGGTTTATTTAACAAGGATAAAGAAGGTAAAAAAACTATTTCATTAATTACGACCGAACCGAATGAATTTATGAAAAAAATTCACAACAGAATGCCAGTTATATTGAATATGAAAGATGCAGTTGAATTTTTAAGTGGAGATTTAAGCAGTAATTTTGAAAAATGTGTTCCATACAAAGATGAAAAAAATATGGAAATGGAAGTTGCAGCGATATAG
- a CDS encoding DUF3795 domain-containing protein: MKININLTSSMIAPCGMNCGLCIGYQRIKNKCAGCQSTSLNKSNHCFTCSIKNCEFLLNDKSKFCYTCAKYPCKRIRNLDKRYRTKYGMSMIENLNTIKEIGIKKFIQNEKKKWSCSKCGNIICVHREICLVCGEKKSMAI, from the coding sequence ATGAAAATAAATATTAATTTAACTTCTTCAATGATAGCACCATGCGGAATGAATTGTGGGCTCTGTATTGGCTATCAACGAATTAAAAATAAATGTGCTGGTTGCCAATCAACTAGTTTAAATAAGTCGAATCATTGTTTTACATGTTCTATAAAAAATTGCGAATTCTTATTAAATGATAAATCTAAATTCTGTTATACATGTGCAAAATATCCATGTAAAAGAATTAGGAATCTTGATAAACGCTATAGAACAAAATATGGAATGAGCATGATTGAGAATTTAAATACTATCAAAGAAATTGGTATTAAAAAATTTATTCAAAATGAAAAAAAGAAATGGAGTTGTTCAAAATGCGGAAACATCATTTGTGTTCACAGAGAAATATGTTTAGTGTGTGGTGAAAAGAAAAGTATGGCAATATAG
- a CDS encoding DUF4440 domain-containing protein: MKVLFIFFIVFYLHYSITAQTSIENELVADSLKIAFQNNLQKWIEAYNGGDAKNLISLYSENAEYISPHVKGLVAKGRDRLIENFQNGMNMGGHIDSIEILSINYSCKLATLTCKYEATNNGQKAIGRNLLVLEKVNNNWLIIIHLTVI; this comes from the coding sequence ATGAAAGTATTATTCATTTTTTTTATTGTATTTTATTTACATTATTCAATAACTGCACAAACTAGTATTGAAAATGAATTAGTTGCTGATTCACTTAAAATTGCTTTTCAAAATAATTTGCAAAAATGGATTGAAGCTTACAATGGAGGTGACGCAAAAAATCTTATATCGTTATATAGTGAAAATGCTGAATATATTTCTCCCCACGTAAAAGGATTAGTAGCAAAAGGTAGAGACCGATTAATTGAGAATTTTCAAAACGGTATGAATATGGGAGGGCATATTGATAGTATTGAAATCCTATCAATTAATTATTCATGTAAACTTGCAACGCTTACTTGTAAATACGAAGCAACAAATAATGGACAAAAAGCTATAGGAAGAAATTTACTTGTTTTAGAGAAAGTAAATAATAATTGGCTAATTATAATTCATTTAACAGTTATTTAA
- a CDS encoding nuclear transport factor 2 family protein: protein MRYLILVVITFILLSCERTSENSIKEYNFAVSDSLKNIAINYLKSWEPPFDPKGSLKLFSKTNDFTLISDGFYVPSFNKWEEVTFGSMQHEAEEHLNYKHEIEEIRCTILSENSGVVSVLYKWYGTKKDKNKSQYFNKGAITIVCRREGKNWKIVHYHGSHQDDQLVEQ, encoded by the coding sequence ATGAGATATTTAATTCTGGTTGTTATAACATTCATATTGTTATCATGTGAGCGAACATCTGAAAATTCAATAAAGGAATACAATTTTGCAGTTAGTGATTCATTAAAAAATATAGCAATCAACTACCTAAAAAGTTGGGAACCACCTTTCGATCCAAAAGGCTCATTAAAATTATTTTCAAAAACAAATGATTTTACATTAATTAGTGATGGTTTTTATGTCCCAAGCTTTAATAAATGGGAAGAAGTTACATTTGGTAGTATGCAGCATGAAGCAGAAGAACACTTAAACTACAAACATGAAATTGAAGAGATCCGATGTACAATATTAAGTGAAAATTCTGGAGTTGTCAGTGTTTTATATAAATGGTATGGTACCAAGAAAGATAAGAATAAAAGCCAATATTTTAACAAAGGAGCTATAACAATTGTCTGCAGAAGAGAAGGTAAGAACTGGAAAATAGTGCATTATCATGGCTCACATCAAGATGATCAACTTGTAGAACAATAA